A segment of the Camelus bactrianus isolate YW-2024 breed Bactrian camel chromosome 22, ASM4877302v1, whole genome shotgun sequence genome:
TTGAGTGGGCTCTGTGAGTCCTAGCAAATTACCACCCCTGACCCTGGTTTTGGGGATCCCCTGAACTTGCGGTTGGCCTCAGAAGTGATGATGATCTGTGGCTGCAGACTGTGTTCCTTCTGACTGTACAGTTTGCTAAACTTCTCACAAGCCTTAGCTCAAGAGGAATCCGAATGATAAGCCCCTCACTCTGACTGCCTGGTAGGTGAGGACTTGCATTCTTAGgagaataaacaaaacagaacagtgtTTACTTTGATATGGTTATACTCCAGTACACTTCCCCTCACTTTTATATTCTAGAGTCAACACAAAATGATAAGACAtgaagagaagcaagaaaatgtgCTTTACAATAGAGAGAAAACAGAGTCACTAGAagtctcccctccacacacacaagtAAGTTActggaattagcagacaaggacGTACAGCTATCATAAGTATATAAAACAATTAATGGGAAAAGAATAATAATTGGGATAAAGAAGGGGGAATAAGGAGTTGAATAGCATCCCTCAAAAACTCATGTTCACACAGAACCTCCAAATGTGACCCAAGTTGGAAACAGTGTCTTTACAGATAGAACTAGTTATAAAATGAGGTCACactgggccctaatccagtgactggtgtcctcTTTATAAGAGGGAAGTTTGAGACACAGGGGAGAACGCCTTGTGAAGATGGAGGTAGACACTGAAGTGATGCATCTGCAAGCCGAGGCCCACCAAGGATGCTGGCAGCCCCCAGAGGTGAAGAGAGGGGCCTGGAACAGGTGCTCCAGAGGGAAGCAACCCAGCTGGCACCTGGATTTTCGTCttctccagaaccgtgagagaatacatttctgtggtTGTAAGCCACTCAGTTATAATACTTTGTCATGGCAGCAAAAAATTGCTTGGAATTTGAATTGGAAATTAACACATCGGATGGTGAGATATTCTGGGATatagaaagcttaaaaaaaaaaaaaaaaggaccaaatggaaattctagatcTGAAACATACAATAGCTGAAATAAAACTACAATGGCTGGGCTGAACACCAAATTTGGACATTATAGAAGAAAGAATAAGCAAACTTGAAGACAAGCAAATAAAACATATCTACACTGAAgcagagagatacacacacacacacaaaaacacctAAAAACATTAACCACATCAGTTACCCTGATACATTATCAAGCTGGGAAACATACATGAAACTGGGGTCAGAataagagaggagagagggaatagattcctcaaaagactaaaaatagacttaccatgtgatccagcaatcccactcctgggcatatatccagaggaaaccttaattcaaaaagacacctgcaccccaatgctcatagcagcacttttacaatagccagacatggaaacagcctaaatgtccatcaactgaggactggataaagaagctgtggtatatttatacaatggaatactactcagccataaaaaataaaataatcccatttgcagcaacatgcatggacctggagatcgtcattctatgtgaagtaagccagaaagagaaagaaaaaaataccatatgagatcacttatatgtggaatcttaaaaaaaaaaaaaaagacaaatgaacttatttataaaacagaaaaagacccatagacatagaagacaaactatggttcccagcgggggaagggtgtgggaagggataaattgggaattcaagatttgcagatactaactacaatatataaaacagataaacagcaagttcatactgtatagcacagggaactatactcaatatcttgtagtaacttatgctgaaaatatgaaaacaaatatatgtatgttcatgtatgactgaagcactatgctgtacaccagaaattgacacaaaaatgtaaactgactacacttcaataaaatatatataaaaacaatacaTACAGAAGTAAAATACATAACAACAATAGTGAAAAGGATGGGAGAGAGTAGGTGGCACCATAAAGGTGTATGTTTCTTACCTTACATTTAAAATGGTATAATATTAATTCAAAGTAGACTGTGATAATTGAAAGTCACATTGTTATAGTTCTTAGAGTGAACACTTAAAAGACCACTTGAAAGAGGTAGTGATAAGAAGCCAattatatacacaatggaatgcttATAAAGACTCAGATAATCCAAAAGAAGTCAGGAAAGGAGGGAAAATGGGAAAAGGGCAGATGGgacaaatgcaaaataaaaatcaagatgaTAGACTTTAAACTCAACTatgtaaaaatagttttattaaacACAAGTCAAAGGCAGAGACTATCAGACCACAGGGTCGGGGGGAACCCTCCCAATCATATGTTATTTGCAAGGAAAACATGTTAATAATAAGATGCTGTTAggtaaaaagtaaaaggatgggaaaaaaacacactatgaaaacactaatcaaaagagaGCTGTTTGACTATATTAATATTGCAGTAGTATTAAAGAAGATTGCCAAAGAGGGGTATTTCAGAATGCAAAATCAAGTcaacaagaagatataacaatcatGAATGTACATGTGCCTGACGTTTCACAACATAtaagttggagattttaacacatgTCTCCTAGTAATTGGTAGAACTAGCagacaaaaaaatcagtaaggatgtaatttttttttttgcaacacagtcagccattttAATCTGACATTTTTAGAACACTACATGTGACATGTTACTTTTATGTGCATATGAAACATTCATCAAGATGGATCATACAAGCCTTGATGGTCAAAATCATGAGTATATTCTCTGACCACCATGGAATTAAATTACAAACCAATAACAAAAAGATATCTAGAAAGTTCCCAGATATTTAGAATGTTTGGAAAACATTTCAAATTACCTACAGGTCTCAGGTCAAAGAAAGATTCTCAAAATAACTCTATCTGAgtgagaaacaaaacagaacacaacTAGCACCCATCAAAGTTTGTGGGATACAGTGAAAGCCATgtgtagaaaagaagaaaggagtgaAATGAATTATGTACATTTCcatcttaagaaactagaaacaaAGGAGCAGAAGAAATCCAAAATTGATTCTTTGcaaaagttaataaaattgataattgCCCAGCAAGACTTATCCAGGAGAGAGACGGGGAGAAACCATCTACATCAGGAATAATAAAGAGAACATACTACAGGTCCTACAGACGCCTTTTCCCGGTGGCCCCGCCCAGGGTAACTGGGACTGTCAGCCACTTCTGAGACTTAATCCCCTGCAATTTCAGACGGACCAGCTAGCCTCCCTAACTGTCAATCACTGCATTGTGCAGCCCCTGACTGCCTGGGGGTGGCATTCCAGCCGTGGCCTCCAACTTGGGGGTCAGTTGATTGCTAAACTCCCAGCCTCCTGTGGGCACAGAGACCCAGGCCCCCtgagcccccaccccactcccccactACAGCATAGCTAAGTCCCTTTCTCAGCACTGGCTTCCTCTACCTCTGTGGTCGGAGTCAGATGGAAGAGGCTGACCCTCAGGGCCACTGGGTCCGTGCTGTTTTCAGAAGGATGCCCTGAAGAATGGAGGCCTGGGAACTTCCTGGAGGATGTGACATTGGAGCCAAGCTCGCAGAAGCAGGGCATGGGGCAAGGGTGGGGCGTGCTGCCTGACACGGCAGGAGGAGGGGCACAGCCCAGCTTGAGCTTTGTCCTGGGGGCCGAGGGGGCCCTGGTGGGCCTTTCAGCAGGGACACGACCTGGTTAGCTCTGTGGCTAAGGAATGCTATTCCTGAGAAGAGGGGAGGATGAGTGAAGTGGGAGAGACTGGGGCAGGGAGCACATGGAGGGGGCTGGGCCGGGGTCCAGGGTCTGAGCCAGGCCCCGGCTCCAATACTGCCCCaactcccacctcccctcctgccGCTCCTCTCCCCTGCAGGGAAGGAGGTGAAAGGGTTCTGGGGAACAGCAGGACCATCTCCTCCGGCATCCTGTCTATAGGGTGGGAGAGGATGGTGAGCCTGGGGCTGAGGCCCCTGTAAGCTGCCTTCTAGGAGTCCTGACTGGGGTGAGGCAGCAAGTTGggggcccccctcccctcccactcagGGCACAGATGCGGGCTGTGTCCCTTGGAACCCAGAGGACACTGGTTTCTGACAGAAACTGCAGTGGAGAGCAGGCAGCACGGCCGAGGGGTGGGAGGCCGGCAGGGAGGCCACAGGGACGCAGTGTGCAGGCTGGACTCTGCAggacctgggggcctggggcagaggttctCAGACCAGTCCctgtggagggggcagaggcaCTGCAGGTCTCTGCCCAGGCCTGTGCGCAGTTAGCACTAGCATTTTCTCAGAGTGGCCCAGAAAGGCATCCAAGGGCCTGAGGCAGGAGCCCTATCTTCCCCTCCTGGCCTGCTTCCCGGAAGGGATTGCTTTCTGTTCCTCTGGCCAGTGGCCCCGACCCAATTCATGGGAGGCCTGAGGCCATGTTATTCCCTATCTCAAATCCTGCCCTCCTAAAATGAAGACCAGACTCCTCAACGTGGTTACTCCAGCCCCCCTCACAGCCCCTGCCTCACTTCCACAGCCTCCAGTTGGAGCAGCCCTAGATCTTCAAGagctccttccctctgctggaacTCTCCTCCTTCAGAACCACCCTCATCCCTCCCCAACCTACCCCCAGTCCAAGGCCTGGCCACCTTGGTCCCAGATATCTGACCAGTAGGTTTGTTTCTGCGCTGCACAGGTGCTGACCTGAGTGAAATGAAATTGGAAATTCATTCATGAGTCTTGTGACTCCTTTTTTCAGACACAACTAACTGCAGGTGGAGGTTTGATGAGCCCTGTTCTTGGCCCTCCCATGAATTGGGTCAAGGCCACTGGCCAGCTTCAACCTGTACCATGCTCTTTGATTTCTCTATGCTGGCCACGTTggcctttttttgggggggcttcATACATTCCtttcagcctcagggcctttgcacctgctgttcgtGTGTCTGGAATTCTCCTACATTCCTCCTACACATAGATAACACCACTTCCCCAGAAAAAGACCGTCTCTGACCTCCCTGATTAGGTCAAATGCTCTTTAGGACGTGCCCTCACATTGTGTCTTTCTTGTGAGGACCTGTCAAAGTGTGTCTCTACTGTGTAGTAACTATATTcgtgtctccccccaccccaacttaTGAGCTCTGCAGAGGCAGGAGCTCTGGTTTTGCCTATCCTTGTATCTCCTCCAGTCCCCAGCACATTGCCAGGGGtccagcaggtgctcagcaaatatttcaTGATGAGTCCAGATGGGTGGGTGAAGGGATGGACAGTCCCAGGCAACAGTTCTTGGCTGAGCATGTCAGTGGTTCCCTTGGGAATGACTCATACTTTTTCCAAGGAACTGAGGACTGACAACCATGTGCCATGTGTTTATACACAGGACTATCTTTTTATAAAGAATCTAGttccttcttctccctcctctccgTTCCCAGGTCACAGACTACGCCTGGCAGTAATGCTCTGCCCTGTAACAGCTGCTTTCATCTTCTAGTCTCCACCCTTAGACTGTCACTGTCCCCCGCAGGTGTGATCACCCCTGCTGGTGCTGCCTCCAGAAGTCAGTGCAGCTTCTTCAGGAGGCTAGAAAGTCATGTTAAAGAGGGGCTCATGGACTCTGAGTAAGACAGTCAGGGGCTCTGTGGGAGGAAGAAGCTCCGTGAGAAATCAGCAGCTCCTACAATCCGCGCTCGGCGTAGGCTTGGGCTCTGATCCTTCAGCAGCGCTGTCGCAGGGCTTCCCGAGCTCACAGGAGGGAGGGCACACAGCTGAGAAGTAGCGGGGACAGCAGAGGAACTCAAATCTGCGGGCTCCGGAGCCCAGGACTTTCTCGTAAGCCAGTTCTCAAATTGGTGCCCTTCTGACGTTTTCGTAGCCACAACAGCTTCCCTGAAGCTGAGGAGGCGGAGCCGGGAGACTATTCCCATTCGACACAataggaagctgaggcccagcgGGGGCTACGGGGGCAGATGGCAAGTGGGCGAGGGCACATACCCCGGAGCGCAGGAGCGGGAtccgcgccccctcccccggcGCTTGCGCACTGCAGCCCCATTACCCTCTCAACCCCGCCCCCATCGCTCGGGTTTTCAAATTTGAAACCTGCTCCTTTTCCCGCCCGAACTTGTTGACCAGCGGCGGGAGAGGGCGGAGCCATGCGCAGCCAATAGTGCCTCAGAggccccccaggccccgccctgaaAATGACGACAGTGAGCCGCAGGAGGCAATGGGCGAATGGGCGAGGGCGCCCGCCGGCCCAGCCTCCACGGCGCCCACGTGCAGCGGCCGAGCCGGGGGCCTCCTGGGTTCACCGGCCCCCGGAGCACCATTCTGTGTGCCGGGCTCTCGCCAACAGCACGGGActggaaactgagacccagagacgCCAAATAACCCGCGCAGGGTTGCTAAACGAAGAGGCAAAACGCAGCACCTCCCCAGGCCGGGAGTTCGTCCAAGGGTCGGGCCTAGAGCCTGCGCCCCTAGCAGCCCTACCGGAGTCCGAGGGGCCGGGCGAGCTAGCGGAGGGTGGGCTGCGGTTCTCGGGTGCGTTCCAGGGGGGCGGGGCCAAGAGCTGGGCTGTCCCGGGGCGGGGCGTccagggggcggggccgagcgCCTGTGTTTGTTGCACCGTGTCAGTTACATTGTAACAAAAGTGGTGCAGCCGCTCTTCGGGCCAGCACCCCAGGCCTGCCCGCCGCCAGCTGTCGGCCGACATGGAACCTGTGGCGAGCAACATCCAGGTTCTGTTGCAGGCAGCAGAGTTCCTGGAGCGCcgtgagagaggtgaggaagaacCCTTGGTCAGACTCCAGGAGGCCACCTCCCTGACACGGGCCTGGGCTGGTCTTGGCTTCCAACTTGATGGATGCATGGCCTTAGGGCAGTAGTCCTGGGGCACCCCCGCCCTCAACTCGAGAACGGTCCGCGGGCATTGAGGCTGGAGGGGTTGGGGAAATGGCCCTGGCGCCGAAAGCCCCTTCCTAGCCGGGCCATGCCAGGGGCGCCCGCTGGGAATAGCCCCAGGCTGACGCGGGCGGGGTCTCTCTCTGGCAGAGGCCGAGCATGGCTACGCGTCTCTGTGCCCGCACCGAAGTCCGGGCCCGGTccacaggaggaggaagggatccCCCCAAGCTCCTGGCTCGCTGGACAGTGGGCGGTGAGGAGGGCTGGGGCAGCGGGGGATGGGGGGGATGGGCGCCGTCCCTCCTGGGGCCCCTCCACTGCCCACTTCCTCCTTGTTGCTTGCATCGTCTGGACCAGGTACCCTGCTCTGGAGGCATTCAGACCCCTCCTGCCTTTTCCCCAACCTCAAACACACTCTTCGTTCAAGGACTATTTCTTGAGTACCCCTGATGTGTTTGGAATGGGGGCCTGCTTCCACTCACACTTCTACACTCCACATCTCAGACCACTCGCTTTACCCCACAGCTGTCTGCAATTCTCTCCTCTTCTCAaccctttgcacatgctgttcttcCCAGTTTCAGCGCCTCCCCCTCTACTATCCATTTTGGGTAACTTGTGTTGCTGGGCTCAGCTGAACCTGTGTCCAGGAAACCCTTCCTGCTTGCTGCTGGGCGCCTCGTTTGGACCCCACAGTCACCTGGGCAAGGCCTCTCTCAGCATTTGGCCCTCTTAACATCTCTGCCTGGAGACTTGGGCCCCTAAGGCCAACACAAGTTCCCCAGAGTGGGCTAGTTTGGGGCACATGTTTGTAGTGAATTTTGAGCCCCTGGGAGTCCTGAGATTGAGGGTGTGGGCATTTAGTGACACCCCCCTCACCCTATCTCCCTGGCTTGGCAGGTCTGTGCACAACGAACTGGAGAAGCGTAGGTGAGTCCTTACCTTGCCCTGACGGCACCAGGCCCCAAGAACCACCTTCCTTTGGCCTTCTCTTCCCTGCTGTCCCCTGTCTGGCCAGCAAGCCTGGGCTGGCACTGCCCTCTAGACCCCTTCCCCTGCAGGAGGGCCCAGCTGAAGAGGTGCCTGGAGCAGCTGAAGCAGCAAATGCCCCTGGGGGCTGATTGTGTCCGATACACCACACTGAGCCTTCTGCGCAGGGCCAGGATGCACATCCAGGTAAGGTGCTACCCCGGCGCCCTGGGTCCAGCTTGCCAGGATGCATGTAGAGGGGTAGTAGAGAGGGGCTGGGTGGAACTGGGGAGCGAGATCTGAGGTCATAGCCAAACTGTGTGACATGGGACAGTTCTCTGTGCTTTTAGTTTCCAAATTTGTTAAGtaggaagaaaagcagaaaataactcAGGATTGTCCTGAGGCTTAAGAGAGTTCTTcggtgggggaaggtatagctcagtggtagagcgcatacttagcacgcacgaagtcctgggttcaattcccagtaccgccgttaaaataaataaataaataaaacccaaattacctcctctccaaaaaagttttttttaaaaaagttcttccAATAAATGTTCTCTTGTACATTGCACAGTGAACAATTATGAACAATTAAACTTTAAACAATAAATGTTCATAATGTACAGAGATTATTAATTACTTTGATCCCAACTGtgagaccctgggcaagtcacataGCCTCTCTGGacttcatttcctcctctgttaCGGGGTGGGCATGGCTGTTGAAAAGAGTCTGTGACAGGATGAGTCATAAGTAAGGGTCTCTTGGACTGCAGAGGACTGGTTCTCACTCTTCCTCTGTGCCTTCAAGGCCTCCTGTTCTGGGCGGTCTGTCCTGACTCTGCTTTGGGAGACATAAGGGAAGCTGGGAGAAAACACCAGTGACCCACCCTCCCAGGGTCCTTGCTGCTGCCAGGGCTGAGCTCAGCACCCCCTGGTGGACGGGAGTGGAGTGTGCTGACTCCAGCACAAGGCGGCCCCACAGAGTAGGGATTAGATGCACCTTGGAACCAACAGAGGCATTTTCCTGGCCTTTTGACTGAggaagaaatggaggcacagCTGGGCTGATGAGAGGCAGATTCAGAGCCCAGGTCTAGGTTTCCTGACTtgcattctttttgtttgtttgtttttggagtggggtgtaattaggtttatttatgtatttattaatttttttgggggggaggaggtaattagtttatttcttaatggaggtactggggtttgaacccaggaccttgtgatgctaagcatgcactctagcactgagctctaccctcgtTTGCATTCTTTTCTTCAACTAGTGAGCGCCTGCTCTGCCAGACCCTGTTCTAGGCACAGGGCGCTGTGGCAGAGACAGATGGATGTGCCAGGCAGCAAATACGTCGTGGTGTGGGAACTGTCTGCAGTCACATAGGTGCTTGTGTTCCCTTCATTGTGGCTGAATCACACCCTGGCTGGATAGTGGGCTCCAGTTTCTCACATGGAGTTCGCCTGGTTTGGTTCTCAGAGGGAAGATGTGTGCCCATGGGTGCTGGCTGGCTATGGGCAGAGGACCTAGGGATTGAAGCCCTGCCACCCCTCTCCTGGACTCCCTGCTTCCTGTTTTGCTTCCACCTGGCTGTCCTCCACCTTGCCCTAGAATGTTCTTTGCAGCACATAGATCTGTCCAGGTCTACCTCCTGCTGAAAACCTTTCATGGCTCCTGATAGGACAGGTTCAGTTTCTTACTCCCTGTGAAACTCAAGGCCCTTCACAACGTGGGCTTTACCACTGGCATGCTTTTTTGGTCACGTCTTTTCCAC
Coding sequences within it:
- the MXD3 gene encoding max dimerization protein 3 isoform X2, whose translation is MEPVASNIQVLLQAAEFLERREREAEHGYASLCPHRSPGPVHRRRKGSPQAPGSLDSGRSVHNELEKRRRAQLKRCLEQLKQQMPLGADCVRYTTLSLLRRARMHIQKLEEQEQRARRLKEKLRSKQQSLRRQLEQLRGPAGPGERERPRADSLDSSGLSSERSDSDQEELEVDVESLVFGGEAELLRGFSAGQEHSYSHGAGAWL